acaacaactacaacaacaacaacacctaTATCAACAACTGGTAGTGGTAGttcaaatagtttaaatggtaatactagtaataataataataataataatatctcaATGTCatatagtagtaataatggtaGTACATTAAGTGGACTTGGTAATAAtcatagtagtaataataataataataacaacaataataataataataataataataatcatattttaaataataatcatctttatgtaaataatacaaatagtaatagtagtggtaataatatgaTTAGTTGTTCACCAAGTGGTAGTTCAATAtctggtagtggtagtattaGTATTCATAATAGTCAATCAATGAATTCTAAAACATTTATTGAAGATATTGATATCGATGCATGTACAGTGTCCCCCGATGGTAATTCACCACTTCATAGTGCAATAATGAATAGTATGACTTTGGATTGTATTACCAATGGTATCAATATTAATCTCTTTTTAAATACAACCAATAATCAAGGACTAACACCACTAAATTTAGCATGTTCCATTTCACCCTATTTGATCATTGATTTCTTCCTTCAACAAGATACTGATCCTTTCATTCCCGCTAAAAATGGTGAATATCCATTTCATAATTTCTGTTCTAGAAAATGGACATTCAATGAATTCACAAGAGGTTGTAGTTTATTCCTTGCAAAGagtaatcatcatcaatatcatGATATCGTCAATCAAACTAATCACGTAACACTGGAAACACCATTATCAACTGCAATTCAATCCGGTAATGAAGATAGTGTTGGTCATCTTTTAACACTTTgtccaaatattaataattatttcaataGTTCTGGTCAAAATGCACTTCATATCGCTATCTCTAAAAGAAATTTACATATCATAACTTGTCTAATTCAAAATGGAGCTGATCCTTCAATTCCAAATGAAATCACAAAAGAAACTTGTGAAGATATATGTGCTTCTGATCCTGAAATAATGATTATACTAAACCCAACAAAATTAAGTAGGTCAACTTCTTCAACCTCTTCTTCAACAAGTAGAATTCATgatgaatcaaataataatggttcaattaaaaaaaatccaatacCATTACCAAAACGACCtcaaataacaaataataatagtattcaatatagtaatagtacgagtagtaatagtttaattaataataataattttaataatttattatcaacttcaattaataatagttataataataataataataataataataataataataataataataataataataataataataataataataataataataataatccaaataataataataataataataataataataatccaaataataatagtaataataataataataataataataataataataataataataataatagcactttaaatgtaaataataataataatagtaacaataatcATCAATATGTTAATAGCCCATATAATTctaataaatcatcaatatcatcaccaaatcataataatacaCCATCGACATCACCTGGCATTACATCACCAATATTCCGATCAGCAACTCCATTAAAGCAAACAATGTCAGTTGGATTAATGCATTCACCAACTCAAGAATCACCTCAAGTAATTTCAACACCAACTTCACCACCATATCTTTCAAACAATAATGGGGCAGAACGTGTTTATGGTCGTAGTGGAAGTggtttctttaataatattaatggtaTGTTTAATCAAGAAAACTTAACTAAaaatagtggtaataataataataataatagtagtagtagtgggggtagtagtagtagtaattccaatggtataaataataataataataataatattaataataataataataataataataataataataataataataataataatggtagtaTTGGTAACAGTGGAAATTATAATCATatgaataatataaatattggAAGTCATCATAGTAATCATCATAGTAATCATAATGGtccaattaataatggtaattatCCAAATTATAGaggtaataatattacaactTCACCAGTTGGTGTCACAGTTACACCACCAAAAGATCAAAAGAAAGCTGACTCTGTTGTAAATGTAAGGCGTCTTTTAAATGAATCACTTTGTttagttgatttaatttgtaGTGGAcctgaaaaacaaaaagaaaatgttaaaaagttaaatgaAGCTTTAAAATcttgtttaaaaaatgttaaaaactTTTAAGTTAACTaacttaataaataaaaataaaaaaaaaaaaaattaaataattaaaaaataatattgagtATAAATATGTGTTAACATTACAATttattactttattattaatcaatatttaattgtttttaaaagttttttcttttatttatttttaaattttttttttttttatttatttatttattttattcttgaTTTTCACCTTCACCTAATAATGGTGAATCAGAAGTTCTAGATTTATTAACCATTTTAGTCATAACATCTTCAAATTGAGAATATTCTTCAGAAGTTGGAGAAGAGAATTCACTTGAATCAAAGAGAGAGAGTGAACCACCAGAATCACCAACTAATATACGTTTACCATCATGACTCCAAGCAAGACGATTAACAGATCTATTTGAGATTTTATGACGAAAGATTGGTGCTTCTAAATCTTGATTGAGATCCCAGAGTGAAAGTGTACCACTACCATCACCAGTTGAGAAAATAGATGGATGAACTGGTGACCAACGTGCATCATAAACGTAATCGACATAATCTTCAAAAGAGTAAAGTGGAGTCTCTTTTTTGGATGACCATAATTTACAAGTCCAATCTGTTGAAGAACTGAGGAAATATTGTGAGAAATCGGCACCACCCTTTGATGGATGTAAATCAACCGAGGTGATTGGACCAAAGTGTCCTTTATAACGTTCATTCATAACGATTCTATTACCATGACGACCAGCTTGACAAATGACACCCTCTTCAGTACCAATGTAGAAATGATTCAATTCATTCTCTGGGAACACTAAAGAAGTTACAGCGATTGACATATTTGGTGCACcgccaccactaccaccgcCACCCGCTTTATTTGCAGAGTTTGTATTACTACTATTCAATTCTATGGTTTCTATTGGTTGTGAAAGATTTTCTAAATTCCATGAACATAATTTTGCATCGGTTGAAATTGATACCAAACTGTTTGCATTGGCACTACCAACAACTGCCATACTATAGACTGGATGTGTATGACCAACACTTGATAATGGTGTTTTTTGTACTGGTTTTGCTTCAGCACGAGTATCCCAAATTACAATTTGACCTGAATATGTACCACCAACGATTAATGTTGAATGAAATTTAGAGAAGAATGTTGTCATTACTGGTGACTaaattaattacaaaaaaaataaaataaattagttttaatcaaattttaacataattaaattttgaaaaattaaaacacaCATACTTGACAAGTAAAAACATATTCTGgtttttggaaataattattaacacTCCAAACCAATGCAACACCATCTGGGTCGTGTGAACCTGCTTCATTTGCAGAATATGATGATACAACTAATTCTGGATGTTTTGTTGACCAACTAATATCTGTAATTGATCTATGTTTAGTCCATCTTTCATCTGATAATGTTGCTAATAATTTAAGTTCTTTTGATGTTCCTTTTGaatttctaaaataataaaaaaaaaaaaaaatatttaaattaatttattaattcattattattattaataattgatagcTTACTCATCAGAAATTGTATAATCAACTAAAATATCAATAGAATCATCCAAACATAATGCTCTTTCAATAACTCTTGATGATCTTCCAAAAAATGATTTGAATGAGTCTGATTCTAAAATAtctttcttttcattttcatccaATTCtggaatttcaatttcatctttaTCGTCATCATCTATATTTGCACTATTGGCAACAGATGTTGATGAACCATCTCCATTGATTGAATCTgtaccaattgataaattttgcATATCTTGATTGAGTGAtgattgctgttgttgttgttgttgttgttgttgttgtaataattgatattttgttttatttttatttggtgcTTCTAACTCTGgtgtattatttgtatttgaagTATCTGCATCTGTCATTGTTTGTGTACCTTTTGAATACATTGGTATTTCTTTTGGTGGAAAGTCATGTTCAATCACTAAACTTTGAATTGTTAATGTTGGTCtaatataatttgatttttgtgaTTCTGCATGGgttgatgttgatattgtcgatgatgatgatggtgttgcTTGTGTTGGTAccattgaatcaattgaattcataattgaattaaaatccTCTTGTGCAactggtggtgatggtgttgaTGCTGTATTAagtgttgaagttgttgttgctgttggtGTAGTTTTTGATGCCATGATTCTCtacattaattttataaaattaatataaaaataataaaaataataaaaataaatgatatatGTAGAGATCTCTACATACATTTCTCTCTTTATACTCTTCGAGTTTTCTTCTCATTTCATTTTTGGTTTGCTCCAactcttttttcttttgatctctatccattttttaatttttaggtatatattgttgttggttaaaatgaaaaaaaaaaatacaaaaaaaaaaaaaaaaaaatactgttatttatttaaatataattaatttattgtttatttatttattttttttttgaaaaacttaataaataaatgattaattgaaaaatattgaaaacaCAATGAATTAAGGTTTTGGAAATCAATCGACTGGTTTGTGATGATGTTACAAAATTtctattattgattttgaatttttttttttttttttttttttatttttatttttttttttttttttaattttttttttattttttttttttatttttaatttatttgaaatgaaatcacaaaaattaaaaaaaaaaaaaaaaaaattaaaaaaatcaaaaaagtccaataaaataaaaaaatga
This region of Dictyostelium discoideum AX4 chromosome 3 chromosome, whole genome shotgun sequence genomic DNA includes:
- the elmoD gene encoding ankyrin repeat-containing protein; protein product: MTHTIRVLIKYQNSMIDHFIIKGVKLSTQIDMFCQIFKIQEDPIKYSLLVEDLGVYLTDDAIFHENSTYININNKVLELQLGTSYQVSSVLKTMSSCKDLKKSLVLLKSHLTKNFCAEFIKKGGLEHLQAIIKSESASANTLSVAFGILEILSVYPDFSWDYISQPVIDKVVSNFGYINVNPSLKLGIKLATDRKGYTMLQNSIDKTFDTTTGDNCVYSKIVNGNLSSTDINTQTSTLNLINNMVSFSQSPIEFLKNLESYNISSTLKSQLSATDTAFRKQIYLFQCHKIQGLIMDSKTPYNKDEPSHQRLLETLWSTLFPNQVFQRSHENWQIIGFQNKDPSSDFRGMGLAGLKHLIYLAQNHKDMFMNPLINRQPEANYYPYATSGIQVTSFLVECVKPINISANHSDVIGQIYPILFESENALNEIYCVLMEIFGIVWKDWNATYMIFQKVFQFVSGLASEVLPKCKCVVDFKSLIIEKLENKKKEKKSEKRGSVSTRHSKQFGSNGNINSTTTTTTTTTTTTTPISTTGSGSSNSLNGNTSNNNNNNNISMSYSSNNGSTLSGLGNNHSSNNNNNNNNNNNNNNNNHILNNNHLYVNNTNSNSSGNNMISCSPSGSSISGSGSISIHNSQSMNSKTFIEDIDIDACTVSPDGNSPLHSAIMNSMTLDCITNGININLFLNTTNNQGLTPLNLACSISPYLIIDFFLQQDTDPFIPAKNGEYPFHNFCSRKWTFNEFTRGCSLFLAKSNHHQYHDIVNQTNHVTLETPLSTAIQSGNEDSVGHLLTLCPNINNYFNSSGQNALHIAISKRNLHIITCLIQNGADPSIPNEITKETCEDICASDPEIMIILNPTKLSRSTSSTSSSTSRIHDESNNNGSIKKNPIPLPKRPQITNNNSIQYSNSTSSNSLINNNNFNNLLSTSINNSYNNNNNNNNNNNNNNNNNNNNNNNNNNNNPNNNNNNNNNNNPNNNSNNNNNNNNNNNNNNNNSTLNVNNNNNSNNNHQYVNSPYNSNKSSISSPNHNNTPSTSPGITSPIFRSATPLKQTMSVGLMHSPTQESPQVISTPTSPPYLSNNNGAERVYGRSGSGFFNNINGMFNQENLTKNSGNNNNNNSSSSGGSSSSNSNGINNNNNNNINNNNNNNNNNNNNNNNNGSIGNSGNYNHMNNINIGSHHSNHHSNHNGPINNGNYPNYRGNNITTSPVGVTVTPPKDQKKADSVVNVRRLLNESLCLVDLICSGPEKQKENVKKLNEALKSCLKNVKNF
- the dicA gene encoding cytoplasmic dynein intermediate chain, translating into MDRDQKKKELEQTKNEMRRKLEEYKERNRIMASKTTPTATTTSTLNTASTPSPPVAQEDFNSIMNSIDSMVPTQATPSSSSTISTSTHAESQKSNYIRPTLTIQSLVIEHDFPPKEIPMYSKGTQTMTDADTSNTNNTPELEAPNKNKTKYQLLQQQQQQQQQQQSSLNQDMQNLSIGTDSINGDGSSTSVANSANIDDDDKDEIEIPELDENEKKDILESDSFKSFFGRSSRVIERALCLDDSIDILVDYTISDENSKGTSKELKLLATLSDERWTKHRSITDISWSTKHPELVVSSYSANEAGSHDPDGVALVWSVNNYFQKPEYVFTCQSPVMTTFFSKFHSTLIVGGTYSGQIVIWDTRAEAKPVQKTPLSSVGHTHPVYSMAVVGSANANSLVSISTDAKLCSWNLENLSQPIETIELNSSNTNSANKAGGGGSGGGAPNMSIAVTSLVFPENELNHFYIGTEEGVICQAGRHGNRIVMNERYKGHFGPITSVDLHPSKGGADFSQYFLSSSTDWTCKLWSSKKETPLYSFEDYVDYVYDARWSPVHPSIFSTGDGSGTLSLWDLNQDLEAPIFRHKISNRSVNRLAWSHDGKRILVGDSGGSLSLFDSSEFSSPTSEEYSQFEDVMTKMVNKSRTSDSPLLGEGENQE